The following proteins are encoded in a genomic region of Iodidimonas sp. SYSU 1G8:
- a CDS encoding fatty acyl-AMP ligase, producing MLTPTPTDDPGLPRRKADFATLLDALDYAARGIRGFNFYSARGTLVDVLTFADLRDRSLGIARRLITAGIERGSRVALIADTTSDFIAAFFGCQYAGLLPVPLPLPTSFGGKDGYVEQLNKQMISCHATAAIAPAAMADLLFQAAEGLNLALVVSSEDLNTMPEGNPALTPQGPGDICYLQYSSGSTRFPHGVAVTQTSVMSNCRGNGVHGVGVREGDRMMSWLPFYHDMGLVGAMLTLVTIQVSADYLPTEFFARRPMLWLELMSRNRSTVTYSPTFGYELCARRVKPEAVAGLDLSAWRIAGLGAEMIRADSMREFAETFAPAGFNEKAFLPSYGLAECTLAVSFMPVGQGIVIDEVDEGLLSLEHRAAPPTNRTVKTREVVNCGVPLPEYDLQIRNEEGETVGERHVGKIYVRGPSVMSGYFMDPEGTRNVLDEAGWLDTGDMGYMIGESLYIIGRAKDLIILNGRNHWPQDIEWTVEQIEGLRSGDSAAISVPGRDNEEVALILVQPRVGEADERGRLVAEIKRRIQKEVGIACRVVLVKPRSLPRTSSGKLSRVKARANYMSGLLEPLDGSDPYPWEDALPLKAAAGQ from the coding sequence ATGCTGACACCAACACCGACGGATGATCCCGGCCTGCCACGTCGCAAGGCCGACTTTGCAACGTTGCTCGACGCGCTGGACTATGCTGCGCGCGGCATACGCGGTTTCAATTTCTATTCCGCACGCGGCACCCTGGTCGATGTCCTGACCTTCGCCGACTTGCGCGACCGGTCGCTTGGTATTGCCCGGCGCCTGATCACGGCGGGGATCGAGCGCGGATCCAGGGTCGCGCTCATTGCAGATACCACCTCCGATTTCATCGCCGCGTTCTTCGGCTGCCAGTATGCTGGCCTGCTGCCGGTTCCCCTGCCGCTGCCGACCTCGTTCGGCGGCAAGGATGGCTATGTGGAACAGCTCAACAAGCAGATGATCAGCTGCCACGCCACCGCCGCCATCGCCCCGGCGGCGATGGCCGACCTGCTGTTTCAGGCCGCCGAAGGCCTCAACCTCGCGCTGGTGGTCTCGAGCGAAGACCTGAACACCATGCCCGAGGGCAATCCCGCCCTGACGCCGCAGGGTCCGGGTGATATCTGCTATCTGCAATATTCTTCCGGCAGCACCCGGTTTCCTCACGGCGTCGCCGTGACCCAGACCTCGGTGATGTCCAATTGCCGCGGCAATGGCGTCCATGGCGTCGGGGTGCGCGAGGGCGACCGGATGATGTCCTGGCTGCCCTTCTACCACGACATGGGCCTCGTCGGCGCCATGCTGACCCTGGTGACCATCCAGGTGTCGGCGGATTATCTGCCGACCGAGTTCTTCGCCCGCCGGCCCATGCTGTGGCTGGAGCTGATGAGCCGGAACCGGTCCACCGTCACCTACAGCCCCACCTTCGGCTACGAGTTGTGCGCGCGCCGCGTGAAGCCGGAAGCGGTGGCCGGTCTCGATCTCAGCGCGTGGCGCATCGCCGGCCTGGGCGCCGAGATGATCCGCGCCGATTCCATGCGCGAATTCGCCGAGACCTTCGCCCCGGCTGGCTTCAACGAAAAGGCCTTCCTGCCCAGCTACGGCCTGGCCGAATGCACGCTGGCGGTCAGCTTCATGCCCGTCGGTCAGGGGATCGTCATCGACGAGGTCGACGAGGGCCTGTTGTCGCTCGAACACCGCGCCGCGCCGCCGACCAACCGCACGGTCAAGACCCGCGAAGTCGTCAACTGTGGCGTGCCGCTGCCGGAATACGACCTGCAGATCCGCAACGAGGAAGGTGAAACCGTCGGCGAACGCCATGTGGGCAAGATCTATGTCCGCGGGCCGTCGGTCATGTCCGGCTATTTCATGGACCCGGAAGGCACGCGTAACGTACTGGACGAAGCCGGATGGCTCGACACCGGCGACATGGGTTACATGATTGGCGAGTCGCTCTACATCATCGGCCGCGCCAAGGACCTGATTATCCTGAATGGCCGCAATCACTGGCCGCAGGACATCGAATGGACCGTGGAGCAGATCGAAGGCCTGCGCTCGGGCGACAGCGCCGCCATCTCAGTGCCGGGACGCGATAACGAGGAAGTCGCCCTGATCCTGGTCCAGCCCCGCGTCGGCGAGGCCGACGAACGCGGGCGCCTGGTGGCCGAGATCAAGCGACGCATCCAGAAGGAAGTGGGCATCGCGTGCCGCGTCGTGCTGGTGAAGCCGCGCAGCCTGCCCCGGACGTCGTCCGGCAAGCTCAGCCGCGTGAAGGCCCGGGCCAACTACATGTCCGGCCTGCTCGAGCCGCTGGACGGCAGCGATCCCTATCCTTGGGAAGACGCGCTGCCCCTGAAAGCGGCAGCGGGCCAATAA
- a CDS encoding RecX family transcriptional regulator, translating into MHYLSRFASSIANFKAVMWRKIERRGLPESISEAEARRWVDRLAERFTALGLLDDAAFAQGRARSLLRRGRPSRRIQATLVAAGLPPEAAADAVEGLAEQTNDVDLDAALAFARRKRVGPYARSPAAPERRQKDLAAFARAGFSFQMARRILDMAPDEEEIR; encoded by the coding sequence GTGCACTACCTGTCGCGCTTCGCGTCCAGCATCGCCAATTTCAAGGCGGTGATGTGGCGCAAGATCGAACGGCGCGGCCTGCCCGAGAGCATCAGCGAGGCCGAGGCGCGCCGCTGGGTGGACCGGCTGGCGGAGCGCTTCACGGCTCTGGGCTTGCTGGACGATGCGGCGTTCGCGCAGGGACGGGCGCGTTCGCTGCTGCGGCGCGGGCGCCCGTCACGCCGTATCCAGGCCACGCTCGTCGCGGCGGGCCTGCCGCCGGAAGCGGCGGCGGACGCGGTCGAGGGGCTGGCCGAGCAGACGAATGATGTGGATCTGGACGCCGCGCTTGCGTTCGCCCGCCGCAAGCGGGTCGGACCCTATGCGCGTTCGCCGGCGGCGCCGGAGCGGCGGCAGAAGGATCTGGCGGCGTTCGCCCGGGCGGGCTTTTCCTTCCAGATGGCGCGGCGCATTCTCGACATGGCGCCGGACGAAGAGGAGATCCGATGA
- a CDS encoding DUF192 domain-containing protein — protein MNSTLVMHASSRARVLGALLIVAIGLWSGAASGQDGPAGVPQSLPLSSLMVETAAKGDVALSVQVADTDAARQTGLMFRTEMPEREGMLFIFPELARVSFWMKNTYIPLDLLFIGDDGTILQITRETEPFSLAPIPSERPARAVLEINGGASARLGIAVGDRLRHDLFSRPAPPSAPRP, from the coding sequence ATGAATTCCACCCTGGTCATGCATGCATCGTCACGGGCGCGCGTTCTCGGCGCCCTGCTGATCGTGGCCATTGGGCTCTGGTCCGGCGCCGCGTCGGGACAGGACGGACCCGCGGGCGTGCCGCAGTCGCTGCCCCTGTCATCGCTGATGGTGGAGACGGCGGCGAAGGGCGATGTCGCGCTCAGCGTGCAGGTCGCGGACACCGACGCCGCCCGCCAGACCGGGCTGATGTTCCGGACCGAGATGCCGGAGCGGGAAGGCATGCTGTTCATTTTCCCCGAGCTGGCCCGAGTCTCGTTCTGGATGAAGAACACCTATATCCCGCTCGACCTGCTGTTCATCGGCGATGACGGGACCATTCTGCAGATCACGCGGGAGACGGAACCGTTCTCGCTGGCGCCGATCCCTTCCGAGCGCCCGGCCCGCGCCGTACTCGAGATCAATGGCGGCGCCAGCGCGCGGCTCGGCATCGCCGTCGGCGACCGGCTGAGGCATGATCTTTTCAGCAGGCCGGCCCCGCCGTCAGCGCCTCGCCCTTGA
- a CDS encoding ETC complex I subunit, with translation MQSRIQARIYKPAKNAMQSGWANTRKWLLVYEAQRAKRIDDLMGYTSSDDTRRQVKLSFDTLEEAVAYAEKHGLGYEVQEPHARKLRIKAYSDNFKFARTTRSA, from the coding sequence ATGCAGTCACGCATCCAGGCGCGCATCTACAAGCCGGCCAAGAACGCCATGCAGTCCGGCTGGGCGAACACCCGCAAGTGGCTTCTGGTCTATGAGGCCCAGCGCGCCAAGCGCATCGATGACCTGATGGGCTACACCAGTTCCGACGACACGCGCCGCCAGGTGAAACTGAGCTTCGATACCCTGGAAGAGGCCGTGGCCTATGCCGAAAAGCACGGGCTGGGGTATGAAGTCCAGGAGCCGCATGCCCGCAAGCTGCGCATCAAGGCCTATTCCGACAATTTCAAGTTCGCCAGGACGACCCGCTCGGCCTGA
- a CDS encoding ACT domain-containing protein: MSTGSQLAYVSITGPDRVGLISAVTARLYELGADLADTNFAVLGTGFEFNAVCEVALGTSLDEIAGELRTLEQLGEAEVAVVPFAHAAAPAENARITHVIDVVGGDRPGLIARLTEAFQDYDGNIVRMNSTRLPGSGGRTDYVTRFEVNIPARVDACLAAIDNTAQQLSCVCRWQTV, encoded by the coding sequence ATGAGTACGGGCAGCCAACTCGCCTATGTATCGATCACCGGTCCCGACAGGGTCGGCCTGATCTCGGCCGTCACCGCGCGCCTCTATGAGCTGGGCGCCGATCTGGCGGATACCAATTTCGCCGTTCTCGGCACCGGGTTCGAATTCAACGCGGTCTGCGAGGTGGCGCTCGGCACGTCGCTGGACGAGATCGCGGGCGAGCTGCGGACGCTCGAGCAGCTCGGCGAGGCCGAGGTCGCCGTCGTGCCGTTCGCCCATGCCGCCGCGCCGGCCGAGAACGCGCGCATCACCCATGTCATTGATGTGGTCGGCGGCGACCGTCCCGGCCTGATCGCGCGCCTGACCGAGGCGTTCCAGGACTACGACGGCAACATCGTGCGGATGAACTCGACCCGTCTGCCGGGCAGCGGTGGTCGTACCGACTATGTGACCCGCTTCGAGGTGAATATTCCGGCGCGCGTCGACGCGTGTCTGGCCGCCATCGACAATACGGCGCAGCAGCTTTCCTGCGTCTGCCGCTGGCAGACCGTCTGA
- a CDS encoding TonB-dependent siderophore receptor has protein sequence MRKCLNQGRGLVSHYAIAAAAFGFTVAAMPALAQDAAQTSGAQVLGPVRVGGEAEATQNTNRATTGISRIPEEVQDIPQGVKVIPQELIRQQAATTLEEVLRNAPGITMMIGENGQVSGDNLRIRGFDARSDVFTDGLRDFGNYTRDAFNYEQVSVLQGPSSSAYGRGTVGGAIEATTKVPNLIESYGATVAGGTGPHWRGTADVNMPIGETVGVRLNGMYTNSEVAGRDLVESERWAIAPSVGVGLGTDTTFTVSYIHQEDDRVPDYGVPIVNGTPVTDQGVNRRNFYGTTLDRDDTVIDVVTARFKHQVGDWLTLTNDTRYGRYTRDFAATAANCPAATCVPAFLDNDPLTVPLSGRGGPAFELTTKGFQNLSTAVADFETGALKHRLLGGIDYQHETTERLNKVYTPARPATSLLDPDHTPTYSIAYPTLANATATTNALRDTTAETVGFFLNERMWFTPQFSIQAGMRWENYKIRSTSVDVSGTAVTVNRSDNLFSPTASAIWEPSEDITVYFTWAQSERPISTVVAAAPTPISVTNSIFPPEKSESFEVGAKFSFLQDALGVGISAFSIKKDNALTTDSTGTEVISGDAQKVQGFELSLSGQVTQDWSVYGGYTYLDAKTTDSTTPAAIGSRLQNTPKHAASLWTTYKPLPDLTLGGGLTYRSRVFANTTETASARPFVSVDALVSYDFGKFTVSLNANNLFNRVNYSAIWGSRVMPAPKRTFLVTAAVNF, from the coding sequence ATGAGGAAGTGTCTCAACCAGGGGCGGGGTCTTGTATCCCATTACGCGATCGCCGCGGCGGCGTTCGGGTTCACGGTCGCCGCGATGCCGGCGCTGGCGCAGGACGCCGCGCAGACGTCCGGAGCCCAGGTGCTCGGTCCGGTCCGGGTCGGCGGCGAGGCGGAGGCAACACAGAATACCAACCGCGCGACCACGGGGATCTCGCGCATTCCCGAAGAAGTTCAGGATATTCCCCAAGGCGTGAAGGTCATTCCGCAGGAACTGATCCGGCAGCAGGCGGCGACGACACTGGAGGAAGTGCTGCGCAACGCGCCGGGGATCACCATGATGATCGGCGAGAATGGCCAGGTCAGCGGCGACAATCTGCGCATTCGCGGTTTCGACGCACGCAGCGACGTGTTCACGGATGGCCTGCGCGACTTCGGTAACTACACGCGCGACGCGTTCAACTATGAACAGGTTTCCGTGCTTCAGGGGCCGTCCTCGTCCGCATACGGGCGGGGCACCGTCGGCGGCGCGATCGAGGCGACGACCAAGGTTCCGAACCTCATCGAGTCCTATGGCGCCACGGTCGCCGGCGGGACCGGCCCGCACTGGCGAGGCACGGCCGACGTGAATATGCCCATCGGCGAAACCGTTGGCGTGCGGCTTAACGGCATGTACACCAATTCCGAGGTGGCGGGCCGCGACCTCGTGGAATCGGAGCGCTGGGCGATCGCGCCCTCGGTCGGTGTCGGGCTCGGTACCGACACGACCTTCACGGTTTCCTATATCCACCAGGAAGATGACCGCGTGCCCGATTACGGCGTGCCGATCGTCAACGGGACGCCGGTCACGGACCAGGGCGTCAACCGCCGGAATTTCTACGGTACGACGCTGGACCGGGACGACACCGTGATCGATGTGGTGACCGCTCGCTTCAAGCATCAGGTCGGCGACTGGCTGACCCTCACCAATGATACGCGCTACGGCCGATACACCCGTGACTTCGCCGCGACGGCGGCAAATTGTCCGGCGGCGACCTGCGTGCCGGCGTTCCTCGACAATGATCCGCTGACGGTGCCGTTGTCGGGCCGCGGCGGTCCGGCGTTCGAGCTGACGACGAAAGGCTTCCAGAATCTCTCCACGGCGGTGGCGGATTTCGAGACCGGCGCCCTCAAGCACCGGCTGCTTGGCGGCATCGATTATCAGCACGAGACCACCGAGCGCCTCAACAAGGTGTATACGCCGGCGCGTCCGGCGACCTCGCTGCTCGATCCGGATCACACGCCGACCTATTCGATCGCGTACCCGACGCTCGCCAACGCCACGGCGACGACCAATGCCCTGCGCGATACGACGGCCGAAACCGTGGGCTTTTTCCTGAACGAGCGCATGTGGTTCACGCCGCAGTTCTCGATCCAGGCCGGAATGCGCTGGGAAAACTACAAGATTCGCTCGACGTCGGTCGACGTGTCGGGCACCGCGGTCACGGTCAACCGCAGCGACAATCTGTTCAGTCCGACCGCCAGCGCGATCTGGGAGCCGAGCGAGGATATCACGGTGTATTTCACCTGGGCCCAGTCCGAGCGGCCGATTTCCACCGTGGTCGCCGCCGCGCCGACGCCGATTTCGGTGACCAACAGCATCTTCCCGCCCGAGAAGTCGGAGAGCTTCGAAGTGGGCGCGAAGTTCAGCTTCCTGCAGGATGCTCTTGGTGTCGGCATCAGTGCCTTCAGCATCAAGAAGGATAACGCGCTGACCACCGACTCCACCGGGACGGAAGTGATCTCCGGCGACGCGCAGAAGGTTCAGGGCTTCGAGCTGAGCCTGTCGGGCCAGGTGACGCAGGACTGGTCGGTCTATGGCGGCTACACCTATCTGGACGCCAAGACGACGGACTCGACGACCCCGGCTGCGATCGGCTCGCGTCTCCAGAACACGCCCAAGCACGCGGCGTCGCTGTGGACGACCTACAAGCCATTGCCCGACCTGACCCTCGGCGGTGGCCTGACCTATCGGAGTCGGGTGTTCGCCAACACCACCGAGACGGCTTCGGCCAGGCCCTTTGTCAGCGTGGATGCGCTCGTGAGCTATGATTTCGGCAAGTTTACGGTCTCGCTCAATGCGAACAACCTGTTCAATCGCGTCAATTACTCCGCGATCTGGGGCAGCCGTGTCATGCCTGCCCCCAAGCGCACATTCCTGGTGACGGCGGCCGTCAACTTCTGA
- a CDS encoding Fe2+-dependent dioxygenase → MLLRIPGVLTAEEVAHVVSVLSATEWVDGRITAGQQAARAKHNLQVPEAAPEARQLADLVLRAMGRNALFNSAALPLRLVPPLFNRYDAGMRFDDHVDSALRFVANASMRIRTDVSTTLFLTDPETYDGGELVIQDTFGTQEIKLAAGDAVIYPSTSLHRVKEITRGSRWASFFWTQSLIRSDDQRRLLFELDSNIQQLSSEIGQSHPTVVSLTANYHNLLRMWAEI, encoded by the coding sequence ATGCTGCTGAGAATTCCCGGGGTCCTCACGGCCGAAGAGGTCGCCCATGTGGTGTCCGTGCTTTCGGCGACGGAATGGGTCGACGGCCGTATCACCGCCGGGCAGCAGGCGGCGCGCGCCAAGCATAACCTTCAGGTCCCTGAAGCCGCGCCGGAAGCACGGCAGCTGGCGGATCTCGTGCTGAGGGCCATGGGGCGGAATGCGCTGTTCAATTCCGCGGCGCTGCCGCTGCGACTGGTACCGCCGTTATTCAACCGATACGACGCGGGCATGCGGTTCGACGATCACGTGGACAGCGCGCTACGTTTCGTGGCCAACGCCTCCATGCGCATCCGCACCGATGTATCGACCACGCTGTTTCTGACGGACCCAGAGACCTATGACGGTGGCGAACTGGTCATCCAGGACACGTTCGGCACCCAGGAAATCAAGCTGGCGGCTGGCGACGCGGTGATCTATCCGTCAACCAGCCTCCACCGGGTGAAGGAAATCACCCGGGGAAGCCGCTGGGCCTCGTTCTTCTGGACGCAGAGCCTGATCCGTTCCGATGATCAGCGACGGCTGCTGTTCGAGCTGGACAGCAACATCCAGCAGTTGTCCAGCGAGATTGGTCAGTCTCATCCCACCGTGGTTTCGCTGACCGCCAATTACCACAACCTGCTCAGGATGTGGGCGGAGATCTGA
- a CDS encoding ABC transporter substrate-binding protein has product MKTLRGLLLILVAAFALPSLPAAAQSAAAGTMVQKLADDTVSLLQSQTRGADRDQRFRQMMSEGFDVGFLGRQALGRNWRTATEAERKAYEEIFDDYMLRTITSRLARFEQETLKVTGQRKGPKEDTIVDSQILGRGEPIAMEWLVRPMDNGLKIIDVKIEGISMLITTREEFGGIVQQKGMQGLLDAMTSKIDVMKAQSAAASN; this is encoded by the coding sequence ATGAAGACACTCAGAGGCCTGCTGCTGATTCTGGTGGCTGCTTTCGCCCTGCCCTCCCTGCCCGCCGCCGCACAGTCGGCCGCGGCCGGAACCATGGTCCAAAAGCTGGCAGACGACACGGTATCGCTCCTCCAGTCGCAGACCAGGGGCGCCGACCGGGACCAGCGTTTCCGCCAGATGATGAGCGAAGGCTTCGATGTGGGCTTCCTGGGACGTCAGGCGCTGGGCCGCAACTGGCGCACGGCGACCGAAGCCGAACGCAAGGCGTATGAGGAAATCTTCGACGACTACATGCTGCGGACCATCACCTCGCGGCTCGCCCGTTTCGAGCAGGAGACGTTGAAGGTCACGGGTCAGCGCAAGGGACCCAAGGAAGACACCATCGTCGATTCTCAGATCCTGGGTCGCGGCGAGCCCATCGCCATGGAATGGCTGGTCCGCCCCATGGATAATGGCCTCAAGATCATCGACGTGAAGATCGAGGGTATCAGCATGCTGATCACCACCCGCGAAGAGTTTGGCGGGATCGTGCAGCAGAAGGGTATGCAGGGCCTGCTGGATGCGATGACGTCCAAGATCGACGTGATGAAGGCGCAGTCGGCAGCAGCCTCTAACTAG
- a CDS encoding hemolysin family protein — protein sequence MLYFELLFVVALTIINGVLSMSELAVVSSRPARLKELAKRGNKGARAALKLIEEPSRFLSSVQIGITLVGILAGAVSGATLADRLGDEFDRFVFLQPHGDTVAMILVVASITYLTLVAGELVPKRVAMANPERIAVIVARPMQFVAKVAAPAVWLLKESTDFVLRILGQSQIRQSAITEDEVKSMIDEGTREGIFAPQEKQMIEGVLRLADRSVMAILTPRIDVAWIDIKADAAAILHAVETNSHSRLLVCDGTVDNPVGFLHTKDLLPLALRGAELDLAQFVTPPLMVPDRTPVLLLLERFQREGVHMGVVIDEYSSLEGIVTVTDVLEAIAGELPERGDTSSPMLVAREDGSWLVDGAMPVDEFEDRTGIRRLRGKGGFHTMAGFMLNQLGHLPKSGEYVIYEKHRFEVIDMDGLRIDKLMVEPQTVEEPSID from the coding sequence ATGCTCTACTTCGAACTTCTCTTCGTTGTTGCCCTCACCATCATCAACGGCGTGCTGTCCATGTCCGAATTGGCCGTGGTGTCCTCGCGGCCCGCGCGTCTCAAGGAACTGGCCAAGCGAGGGAACAAGGGCGCCCGCGCGGCCTTGAAGCTGATCGAGGAGCCCAGCCGGTTCCTTTCCAGCGTCCAGATCGGCATCACGCTCGTCGGCATTCTCGCGGGCGCGGTCAGCGGCGCCACGCTCGCCGACCGGCTGGGCGACGAATTCGACCGGTTTGTCTTTCTCCAGCCCCACGGCGATACCGTGGCGATGATCCTGGTCGTGGCGTCGATCACCTATCTGACTCTGGTCGCGGGCGAGTTGGTCCCCAAGCGCGTCGCCATGGCCAATCCGGAACGGATCGCTGTCATCGTCGCAAGGCCCATGCAGTTCGTGGCCAAGGTCGCGGCGCCGGCGGTCTGGCTGCTCAAGGAATCCACCGACTTCGTCCTGCGCATTCTGGGGCAATCCCAGATCCGCCAATCGGCGATCACCGAGGACGAGGTCAAGTCCATGATCGACGAGGGCACGCGCGAAGGCATTTTCGCGCCGCAGGAAAAGCAGATGATCGAGGGCGTCCTTCGCTTGGCCGACCGTTCGGTAATGGCGATCCTGACTCCGCGCATCGACGTCGCGTGGATCGACATCAAGGCGGACGCGGCCGCGATCCTGCACGCCGTCGAAACCAACTCCCATTCCCGGCTGCTGGTGTGTGACGGCACGGTCGATAATCCGGTCGGGTTTCTGCATACCAAGGATCTGTTGCCGCTGGCGCTGAGGGGCGCCGAGCTCGACCTGGCCCAGTTCGTCACCCCGCCCCTGATGGTGCCGGACCGGACTCCCGTGTTGCTGCTGCTTGAGCGCTTCCAGCGCGAAGGCGTGCACATGGGCGTGGTGATCGACGAATATTCCAGCCTGGAAGGCATCGTCACGGTGACGGACGTGCTGGAAGCCATCGCGGGCGAGCTTCCCGAGCGCGGCGACACATCCTCGCCCATGCTCGTCGCGCGCGAGGATGGGTCATGGCTGGTCGACGGCGCCATGCCTGTCGACGAGTTCGAGGATCGGACCGGCATCCGGCGCCTGCGCGGCAAGGGCGGCTTTCACACCATGGCCGGGTTCATGCTCAACCAGCTTGGACACCTGCCCAAATCAGGCGAGTACGTGATCTACGAAAAGCACCGCTTCGAGGTGATCGACATGGATGGTCTGCGCATCGACAAGCTGATGGTCGAGCCTCAGACGGTCGAGGAACCGAGCATCGACTGA